The proteins below come from a single Cerasicoccus sp. TK19100 genomic window:
- a CDS encoding MFS transporter produces the protein MPAESVLKISNIRWFIAFRVFFNARFYYPVFTVLFLDIGLSLEDFFLLNAVWAASIVLLEVPSGAFADTFGRSNLVRLAGVCMVVELAIIAFVPMDIHWLLLGAFALNRLISGAAEAFASGADEALAYDSLKALGREKEWPNVLDLLMRLQSLGFLAAMLLGAAVYDHEFLNGALQLIGLPGELTKETTLRFPLYLTLGTSFIALLAAWRLTEPPVESEEDEAPANARAAFSLVGKTGKWILTTNIVLVLIVTSVCFDSLVRVGLTINSEYYRLIGLPEAMLGVMGAIGGLMGLFIPILARKLVEKQSALRNFSLLAAIILLSMIGQAMLIRYWGVIPAMGIGVSMFLLNFFLSQYLNEAVTDSRRRATVLSFRSLANNIAYGLAGLAFYALTSGFDETTAASDLSTDGKTESAGDAVFAQLLMAMPLLFIGLMLFLAWFTHNRLQRRR, from the coding sequence ATGCCCGCCGAAAGCGTCCTCAAGATTTCCAACATTCGCTGGTTCATTGCGTTCCGGGTGTTCTTTAATGCGCGCTTTTACTACCCGGTTTTTACGGTACTGTTTTTGGATATCGGGTTGTCGCTAGAGGATTTCTTTTTGCTCAATGCCGTGTGGGCAGCATCAATCGTGTTGCTCGAAGTACCCTCGGGCGCGTTCGCGGACACCTTTGGCCGCAGCAATCTCGTGCGACTGGCGGGCGTGTGTATGGTCGTCGAGCTTGCCATTATCGCCTTCGTGCCAATGGATATTCACTGGCTGCTGCTGGGTGCGTTTGCGCTGAACCGCCTGATCAGCGGCGCAGCGGAAGCCTTTGCCAGCGGGGCCGACGAGGCGCTAGCCTATGATTCGCTTAAGGCACTCGGTCGCGAAAAGGAATGGCCCAACGTGCTCGATTTGCTGATGCGCCTGCAGTCACTGGGCTTCCTCGCCGCGATGCTGCTCGGGGCTGCGGTTTACGACCACGAATTCCTTAACGGCGCGCTGCAATTGATCGGCCTCCCGGGTGAGCTGACCAAGGAAACGACGCTGCGCTTCCCGCTGTATCTGACGCTGGGCACGTCGTTCATCGCGCTGCTCGCGGCGTGGCGCTTGACCGAGCCCCCTGTCGAGAGCGAGGAAGACGAAGCGCCCGCCAACGCCCGCGCCGCCTTCTCGCTGGTCGGCAAGACCGGCAAATGGATTTTAACGACCAACATCGTTCTCGTGCTGATCGTGACCAGCGTCTGCTTTGACAGCCTGGTGCGCGTCGGGCTGACGATTAACAGCGAATACTACCGCCTCATCGGCTTGCCCGAGGCCATGCTCGGCGTCATGGGCGCGATCGGCGGGCTCATGGGACTGTTCATCCCGATCCTTGCCCGCAAGCTCGTCGAAAAGCAAAGCGCGCTGCGCAACTTTAGCCTGTTGGCGGCGATCATCCTGCTGAGCATGATTGGCCAGGCGATGCTAATCCGCTACTGGGGCGTAATCCCGGCCATGGGCATTGGCGTGTCGATGTTTTTGCTCAACTTCTTCCTGAGCCAATACCTCAACGAAGCGGTCACCGATAGCCGTCGGCGCGCGACGGTGCTGAGCTTTCGCAGCCTGGCCAACAATATCGCCTACGGGCTGGCCGGGCTGGCGTTTTACGCGCTGACCAGCGGCTTCGACGAGACCACCGCCGCCAGCGATCTATCAACAGATGGTAAAACTGAAAGCGCTGGTGATGCCGTGTTCGCTCAACTGCTTATGGCGATGCCCTTGCTGTTCATTGGCTTAATGCTGTTCCTGGCGTGGTTCACCCATAATCGCCTACAGCGCCGACGATAG
- a CDS encoding response regulator, whose protein sequence is MKRVYVVEDQTILRDLIIRLLESYPDIEVAGSTGDGQVAVDEITKTMPDIMVLDIMLPNLNGIELLRQVRKGDHKPRVLVFSAFPSKSTVKKLLEAGIDGFVEKDANLSDLEVAVEKIVAGQTHFGLRIVDIMREIMVNPNQSDSLDELTPRERQILQLIAESCTSKEIAAKLDISVKTADTHRANLMKKLDVHDVAGLTRSAIAFGLVNTPQNVD, encoded by the coding sequence ATGAAGCGAGTCTACGTTGTTGAGGACCAAACTATCCTGCGCGATTTAATCATCCGCTTACTCGAATCTTATCCAGACATCGAGGTCGCCGGCTCCACCGGTGACGGCCAAGTAGCCGTCGATGAAATCACAAAAACGATGCCCGACATCATGGTGCTCGACATCATGCTGCCCAACCTCAATGGCATTGAGCTCCTGCGCCAGGTGCGCAAGGGCGACCACAAACCCCGCGTGCTCGTCTTCTCCGCCTTCCCCAGCAAGAGCACCGTCAAAAAGCTGCTCGAAGCCGGCATCGATGGCTTTGTCGAAAAAGACGCCAACCTGTCCGACCTTGAGGTCGCAGTGGAAAAAATCGTCGCCGGGCAAACACATTTCGGCCTGCGCATTGTGGACATCATGCGCGAAATCATGGTCAATCCGAATCAAAGCGACTCGCTCGACGAGCTCACCCCGCGCGAGCGCCAGATCCTCCAGCTCATCGCCGAAAGCTGCACGAGCAAAGAGATCGCGGCCAAGCTGGACATCTCCGTCAAGACCGCAGACACCCACCGCGCCAATTTGATGAAGAAGCTCGACGTGCACGACGTCGCCGGCCTCACCCGCTCAGCCATCGCCTTCGGCCTCGTCAATACGCCACAGAATGTGGATTAG
- a CDS encoding DUF971 domain-containing protein, whose amino-acid sequence MQAPPEDLQLIGAELAVRWADGREDYFSGEYLRANSPSAENVGEKDIFGNQYGGNGPREFPGVKIEGWDYQGNYAVRFDFSDGHRTGIFSWEYLRKLGDLQRKKEKD is encoded by the coding sequence ATGCAAGCACCTCCCGAAGACCTGCAGCTCATTGGCGCGGAATTAGCCGTGCGCTGGGCCGATGGCCGCGAAGACTACTTCAGCGGCGAATATTTACGCGCCAACAGCCCGAGCGCCGAGAACGTCGGCGAGAAAGATATATTCGGCAATCAATATGGCGGCAATGGACCACGCGAATTTCCCGGCGTGAAAATCGAAGGCTGGGACTACCAAGGCAACTACGCCGTGCGCTTCGACTTCAGTGATGGTCATCGCACGGGTATCTTCTCGTGGGAATACCTGCGGAAGTTGGGGGACTTGCAGAGGAAAAAGGAAAAAGATTAA
- a CDS encoding MG2 domain-containing protein, with translation MSPIPFCRLFCAALLLMANWLHAADTVEDASALLQQADQAYTDHSYHRAAQLYERLAQQETLPAGIDRDQLTYRLADSQWRNLAATNQSDRQVFDDSREALSELAAKLQKDAKGARAPQLWADVQESLGDSYWLPQQVRNWSQAWQHYQQALSWWAASTDIDLARERYLAIVFKAAKPPSQQPYQWRYGYQYGNWMPVNVLQNATSIAQSPADKSHANYLLATSYARQNNADTLKAQPAFEAAITDPKSEWADDALFNYAQWAQRSGGSYWDENGRFRRAGDDALALKLYREYVNRYRKGEAPNWDAAQNQIENITNKDLNVFVHTNFLPGSANEFFINWRNIDQVEIHIYAVDLPETYQPKEDNSNASPYAFDEYDVSGLTPTLRLTRQTEGKPYARQSDSIKLDKSLPAGAYVIQAQGDGLTSQALLLVSNQVVTVLRDGNSVLAWVTDAQSGKPIADASVKLWLGDYQWQNHTTNMGWVSTTATTDDDGIARFNQESFQNLGKDFADYESAIVITESKDQISIATSNNDVSHYGIMGGPTNANLWKVYAFTDRPAYRPGDTINWKATARVRSTQSNWRTPPTGQALQYKVTGPQGETVAEGTMNPNDYGSIWGEFTAQADWKLGMYHVVFSLPDEENGYIGGDAFFRLEEYKLPEFKVSVSTASEDGQANTAYRLGDEVKVEIKADYYFGGAVANAEVRVVVEESPYYHYWLPPTPYPWLRTMPQRYHSGKTVINERLKTDAEGRAVLNLPTKANSSNDLVYKITAHVVDESRREVSGSAEIRATRAPYFIYVQPERMLYQPGEKATVTIKALNANDDPVEVEGRVRLTREEWMQVWRGPDGEEISGEEYRRRLEKGPGLFSSALDPSEWTMIREGYDIEELKVTTLTTNREGEATFTFPVEKTGYYRVYWVSKPERSAPIKADAAIWAADSASQSIGYHGQLNIVTDEAAFREGKRAPVMISTQDTGRWVLFSVQGMELMDARVIYLEGNVKLLELDVSEAWIPNVKLQANQISNLRFHEDSQPISIPPSKHFLDVSVVTNAETYRPGEKATTIITTRNADGRPVQAEVALSVFDEAVLAIQPTLAPDPREFFYGQERPILVNTTSSFWQRGLADIKKPEDVAEYKDSAFDEIQTPGAAMGAFAAPAAMESDLAMRESNLVAKSAPMMSGAAGGAAADEPQVVVRTDFRSTVFWKPAIQTDASGQATVDFTWPDNLTSWNIEARATGLPASFGEGDTSAKTRLPLIARLQTPRFLVTGDQVTITGVINNNTSDAMSVQAELAIEGGATLVNSATQSIEAPANGSAQVNWVVDVASPGNTKFTLTAKSTSHGDAMELTVPIYEHGINKFLAQSGKMTTDNLELTLDIPEFKAEGASFTLHLTPSIATTMLDALPYLAQYPYGCTEQTMSRFLPAVIVAKTLNDLGLSASDVMQQNFGGIETDTPDKIVQQSKPKQDGNLVDLDKMVAAGLTRLTDFQNTDGGWGWWKGGDSDAYMSAYVVWGLTLAQQAGREIDAEMLKRGRDYLNLRLVDFENQYDMQAWLLHALASANRGISDAKPARNEARAFANLWKNRDQMVSFTRALTAISAKHLGFNDEADILADNLANGVKLDNDPQGSVLLGGNAPQSDPTALPTAHWGEDGVYYRWSRGGVESTAFVLAALTEIKPDSELIEPTMNWLVKNRRGAQWSNTRDTAIVVLALNQWLNTSGELNATGQYTAMLNGEAIGEINVSPDNVLTAPRSIEVPVEKLKAGEANKLTLQRKAGDSPLYFATRFNFFTLEDPIKAAGSEIFVRREYKRTYPVKTLLDGYATNSSLLASGEAATTGDRIEAIITIEAKNNLEYILIEDLKPAGFEAVALQSGAALYAKELRPGKLDQADRYTGRQQWVYQELRDRQIASFVSSLPQGLWEIRYELRAETPGKFSALPVIAEAMYVPEIKGNSAEFKVTVDDK, from the coding sequence ATGTCCCCAATACCATTTTGCCGACTTTTTTGCGCCGCCCTCCTGCTGATGGCCAACTGGCTTCACGCCGCCGACACGGTTGAGGACGCCTCAGCACTACTTCAGCAAGCGGACCAAGCCTACACCGACCACTCCTACCATCGGGCGGCGCAGCTCTACGAACGCCTGGCGCAGCAGGAAACCCTGCCAGCCGGAATCGACCGCGACCAGCTAACCTACCGCCTCGCCGACAGCCAGTGGCGCAACCTCGCAGCAACGAATCAAAGCGACCGCCAAGTCTTCGACGACTCACGCGAGGCCTTATCCGAACTTGCCGCCAAGCTTCAGAAGGACGCCAAAGGCGCGCGCGCACCGCAGCTCTGGGCCGATGTCCAGGAGTCTCTCGGGGATTCTTACTGGCTTCCCCAGCAAGTGCGCAACTGGTCGCAGGCCTGGCAGCATTACCAGCAGGCGCTCAGTTGGTGGGCCGCCAGCACGGATATCGATCTCGCTCGCGAACGCTATCTGGCCATTGTGTTCAAAGCAGCCAAGCCACCCTCACAGCAGCCCTACCAGTGGCGCTATGGCTATCAGTATGGCAACTGGATGCCCGTCAATGTGCTGCAAAACGCGACCTCCATCGCCCAAAGCCCGGCGGATAAATCACACGCCAATTACCTGCTCGCCACGAGCTACGCGCGCCAGAACAATGCCGATACGCTCAAGGCGCAGCCCGCCTTCGAGGCCGCCATTACCGACCCCAAGAGCGAATGGGCCGATGACGCGCTTTTCAACTACGCGCAATGGGCACAACGCTCTGGCGGCAGTTACTGGGACGAAAATGGCCGTTTTCGCCGCGCCGGGGATGACGCCCTTGCCTTGAAACTTTATCGCGAATACGTGAATCGTTACCGCAAGGGTGAAGCCCCGAACTGGGACGCCGCTCAAAACCAGATCGAAAACATTACCAACAAGGATTTAAACGTCTTTGTGCACACCAATTTCCTGCCCGGTTCGGCGAATGAATTCTTCATCAACTGGCGCAACATTGACCAAGTAGAAATTCACATCTACGCCGTTGATCTGCCGGAGACTTATCAACCCAAAGAGGACAACAGCAACGCCAGCCCCTACGCCTTCGATGAATACGACGTCTCCGGGCTGACCCCCACCCTGCGGCTGACGCGCCAAACGGAGGGCAAACCCTACGCGCGCCAATCCGATTCGATCAAGTTGGACAAAAGCCTGCCAGCCGGTGCTTATGTGATCCAGGCCCAGGGCGACGGCCTGACCAGCCAGGCTCTCCTCTTGGTGAGCAATCAAGTCGTCACCGTTTTGCGCGATGGCAACAGCGTACTGGCGTGGGTCACCGATGCCCAGAGCGGCAAGCCCATTGCCGATGCCTCCGTCAAGCTTTGGCTTGGCGACTACCAGTGGCAAAACCACACCACGAACATGGGCTGGGTCAGTACTACCGCAACCACTGACGATGACGGCATTGCGCGCTTCAATCAGGAGTCGTTTCAAAACTTGGGTAAGGACTTTGCTGACTACGAGTCGGCCATCGTCATCACCGAGTCCAAAGACCAAATCAGCATCGCCACCAGCAATAACGACGTGAGCCACTACGGCATCATGGGCGGCCCCACCAATGCCAACCTTTGGAAAGTTTATGCCTTCACCGACCGCCCCGCGTATCGCCCGGGAGACACGATTAACTGGAAAGCCACTGCCCGCGTCCGCTCAACCCAGAGCAATTGGCGCACACCGCCGACCGGCCAAGCTTTGCAATACAAAGTTACTGGACCACAGGGCGAGACAGTCGCCGAAGGCACCATGAACCCGAATGATTACGGCAGCATCTGGGGTGAGTTTACCGCCCAGGCAGACTGGAAGCTCGGCATGTATCACGTCGTCTTCAGTCTCCCCGACGAAGAGAATGGCTACATCGGCGGTGACGCCTTTTTCCGCTTGGAGGAATACAAGCTGCCGGAGTTCAAGGTATCCGTCAGCACCGCCAGCGAAGATGGCCAGGCCAACACCGCCTATCGCCTCGGCGACGAGGTGAAGGTTGAAATCAAGGCCGATTATTATTTCGGTGGTGCCGTGGCCAATGCAGAGGTCCGCGTAGTCGTCGAGGAGAGCCCGTATTACCACTATTGGCTTCCGCCGACGCCCTATCCTTGGCTGCGCACCATGCCTCAACGATACCACTCGGGCAAAACCGTCATCAACGAGAGGCTCAAGACCGACGCCGAAGGCCGCGCGGTGCTTAATTTACCCACCAAGGCTAATTCGTCCAACGATCTGGTTTACAAGATCACCGCGCACGTGGTCGACGAATCACGCCGCGAAGTCTCCGGCTCCGCCGAGATCCGCGCCACCCGCGCCCCGTATTTCATTTACGTCCAGCCCGAGCGCATGCTCTACCAACCCGGCGAAAAAGCCACAGTGACCATTAAAGCGCTCAACGCCAACGACGATCCGGTCGAAGTCGAGGGGCGCGTCCGCCTAACCCGTGAAGAGTGGATGCAAGTTTGGCGTGGTCCGGATGGCGAAGAAATCTCTGGCGAGGAATACCGCCGCCGACTCGAAAAAGGCCCTGGCCTGTTCTCCTCCGCCCTCGATCCCAGCGAGTGGACCATGATCCGCGAAGGCTACGACATCGAAGAGCTGAAGGTGACTACGTTAACCACCAACCGCGAGGGCGAAGCCACTTTCACCTTCCCCGTGGAGAAGACCGGCTACTACCGCGTGTATTGGGTCAGCAAACCCGAGCGCAGTGCACCGATCAAGGCCGATGCCGCCATCTGGGCCGCGGACTCTGCATCGCAAAGTATCGGCTATCATGGCCAGCTAAACATCGTCACCGACGAAGCTGCATTCCGCGAAGGCAAGCGCGCGCCGGTGATGATCTCCACGCAAGACACTGGCCGCTGGGTGCTGTTTAGCGTCCAGGGCATGGAGCTGATGGACGCGCGCGTCATCTATTTGGAGGGCAACGTGAAGCTGCTGGAACTCGATGTCAGCGAAGCCTGGATTCCCAACGTAAAACTTCAGGCAAACCAAATTAGCAACCTGCGCTTCCACGAAGACAGCCAGCCAATTTCCATTCCGCCCAGCAAACACTTCCTCGATGTCTCGGTCGTAACCAATGCGGAGACCTACCGCCCTGGCGAAAAGGCTACCACCATCATCACCACGCGCAACGCCGACGGACGCCCCGTTCAAGCAGAGGTCGCGCTGTCCGTGTTTGATGAAGCCGTGCTAGCGATCCAGCCGACTCTGGCACCCGACCCACGGGAATTCTTTTACGGCCAGGAACGCCCCATCCTCGTTAACACTACCAGTTCATTCTGGCAGCGGGGCTTGGCTGACATCAAGAAGCCTGAGGACGTTGCGGAGTATAAAGATTCCGCCTTCGATGAGATTCAGACACCGGGTGCCGCAATGGGTGCGTTTGCCGCTCCAGCGGCTATGGAGAGTGACCTTGCCATGCGCGAATCAAACCTCGTCGCCAAATCTGCGCCCATGATGAGTGGTGCGGCTGGTGGCGCGGCGGCAGACGAGCCTCAAGTGGTGGTTCGCACAGATTTCCGCTCCACCGTCTTCTGGAAGCCTGCCATTCAAACCGACGCAAGCGGCCAGGCCACGGTGGACTTCACCTGGCCAGACAACCTGACCAGTTGGAATATCGAAGCCCGCGCGACCGGGCTCCCGGCCAGCTTTGGCGAGGGCGACACTTCAGCCAAAACACGCCTGCCGCTGATTGCCCGTTTGCAAACGCCTCGCTTCCTCGTAACTGGCGACCAGGTAACAATCACGGGCGTCATCAATAACAACACGAGCGACGCCATGAGCGTTCAGGCCGAGCTTGCGATCGAAGGAGGCGCGACACTGGTCAACTCTGCAACGCAAAGTATCGAGGCACCCGCCAACGGCTCGGCGCAAGTAAACTGGGTCGTCGACGTCGCATCGCCGGGCAACACCAAGTTCACGCTCACCGCGAAATCTACGAGCCACGGCGACGCCATGGAACTAACCGTCCCCATCTATGAGCACGGCATTAATAAGTTCCTCGCCCAAAGTGGAAAGATGACCACGGACAACCTCGAGCTCACCCTCGACATTCCGGAGTTCAAAGCCGAAGGCGCGAGCTTTACCCTGCACCTCACGCCCAGCATCGCCACCACAATGCTCGATGCCCTGCCCTACCTCGCGCAGTATCCCTACGGTTGCACGGAGCAAACGATGAGCCGGTTCCTCCCGGCGGTAATCGTTGCTAAAACATTGAACGACCTGGGCCTGTCCGCCAGCGATGTCATGCAGCAAAACTTTGGCGGCATTGAAACCGACACACCTGATAAAATCGTCCAACAGAGCAAGCCCAAGCAAGACGGCAACCTTGTGGACTTGGATAAGATGGTGGCCGCAGGGCTAACCCGGCTCACGGATTTCCAGAATACCGACGGCGGCTGGGGCTGGTGGAAGGGTGGCGACAGCGACGCCTACATGTCCGCCTACGTCGTCTGGGGCCTAACACTGGCCCAGCAAGCCGGTCGTGAAATCGATGCGGAAATGCTCAAGCGTGGCCGCGATTACCTGAACCTTCGTTTGGTCGATTTCGAGAATCAATACGATATGCAGGCCTGGCTGCTCCACGCACTGGCCAGCGCCAACCGAGGCATCAGCGACGCCAAACCCGCGCGCAACGAAGCCAGGGCTTTTGCCAACTTGTGGAAGAACCGTGATCAGATGGTTTCCTTCACCCGCGCGCTCACCGCGATCTCCGCCAAGCACCTCGGCTTCAATGACGAGGCCGACATCCTCGCCGATAATCTGGCCAACGGCGTGAAGCTCGACAACGACCCGCAAGGCTCAGTCCTGCTGGGCGGCAATGCACCGCAGAGCGACCCAACCGCATTGCCCACGGCGCACTGGGGCGAAGATGGCGTTTACTATCGCTGGTCGCGCGGCGGTGTGGAGTCGACCGCCTTTGTCCTCGCCGCACTCACGGAAATAAAACCCGACAGCGAATTGATCGAACCAACTATGAACTGGCTCGTTAAGAACCGTCGCGGCGCTCAGTGGAGCAACACTCGGGACACCGCCATCGTTGTGCTCGCGCTCAACCAATGGCTAAATACGAGCGGCGAACTCAACGCTACCGGCCAATACACCGCAATGCTCAACGGCGAAGCCATTGGCGAAATCAACGTAAGCCCCGACAATGTGCTCACTGCACCACGGAGTATCGAAGTGCCGGTTGAAAAGCTAAAGGCCGGTGAGGCCAACAAGCTTACTTTGCAACGCAAAGCTGGTGACTCACCTTTGTATTTCGCCACGCGCTTCAACTTCTTTACGCTGGAAGATCCGATCAAAGCCGCAGGCAGCGAAATCTTTGTTCGCCGCGAATACAAGCGCACCTATCCGGTAAAAACACTCCTCGATGGCTACGCAACCAACAGCAGTTTGCTTGCGAGCGGCGAGGCTGCAACTACGGGCGACCGCATCGAAGCCATCATTACCATCGAGGCGAAGAACAACCTGGAGTATATCCTGATCGAAGACCTCAAGCCTGCCGGCTTCGAAGCAGTTGCCCTGCAAAGCGGCGCCGCGCTCTACGCCAAGGAACTCCGCCCCGGCAAACTCGACCAAGCCGACCGCTACACCGGCCGCCAACAATGGGTTTACCAAGAGCTGCGCGATCGCCAAATCGCCAGCTTCGTCAGCAGCTTACCGCAAGGCTTATGGGAAATCCGCTACGAGCTCCGCGCCGAAACGCCGGGGAAATTCAGCGCCCTGCCCGTGATCGCCGAGGCAATGTATGTGCCGGAGATCAAAGGCAACAGCGCCGAGTTCAAGGTAACCGTGGACGACAAGTAA
- the ligA gene encoding NAD-dependent DNA ligase LigA: MSNPSAQTHIEELREIIRRHDELYYREGASEISDREYDALKEELAQMESEAGLDAEDSPTKTVGDDRTEGFRKVKHRRPMLSLDNTYNEEELRAFHVRLAKMFDEGAELEFVVEPKIDGVAVSLTYEKGQLVQAVTRGNGAEGDDITRNLLEAVPDLPRELKDAPELIEIRGEIYMMAEEFLRINQEREESGLPMFANPRNLTAGTIKQLGGVSGRRLSIVLYGVGYCEPNHFAMQSDLHEAIRGWRLPTVEKYWRVNRIDDVWAAVEELDKLRHEFAYATDGAVVKLNSFAMQSEAGMTSKAPRWAIAYKFEAEQAETLLEKIDVQIGRTGAVTPVAHLAPVQLAGTTVSRATLHNEDEIKRKDIRPGDTVVVQKAGEIIPQVLSVVMDKRPADSMPFEFARFLEERGIKAERVPGQAAWRLTGQDDPIQQRRRLTHYASKQCLDIENLGEAVVDQLVTAELVADPADLYALRKDQLLELERFGEKSAENLINAIEQSKQAELWRLLHALGISHVGKQSAKDITQHFGTLDAIMEADPETLEAVDGVGGIMAKAIVDFFADEKNRALILRLREAGLNFALADSEKPAEAVEGGVLNGKTVVLTGTLPTLTRDQATALIEKAGGKTSSSVSKKTDYVLAGDAAGSKLAKAEKLGVAVLDEAAFRELVGE; the protein is encoded by the coding sequence ATGAGCAACCCATCTGCCCAGACCCACATTGAAGAACTCCGCGAGATCATCCGCCGCCACGATGAGCTATATTACCGCGAGGGTGCTTCCGAAATCTCCGACCGCGAATATGATGCGCTCAAGGAAGAGCTGGCGCAAATGGAGAGCGAAGCGGGGCTGGACGCGGAGGACTCGCCGACCAAGACCGTTGGCGACGATCGCACGGAGGGCTTTCGCAAGGTGAAGCATCGCCGGCCGATGCTCTCGCTCGATAACACCTATAACGAAGAGGAGCTCCGCGCGTTTCATGTGCGCCTCGCTAAAATGTTCGACGAAGGTGCCGAGCTGGAGTTTGTCGTGGAGCCCAAGATCGATGGTGTCGCCGTGAGTTTGACTTACGAGAAGGGTCAGCTTGTGCAGGCCGTGACTCGTGGTAACGGCGCCGAGGGCGACGACATCACGCGGAACCTGCTGGAGGCGGTCCCCGATTTGCCGCGCGAGTTAAAAGACGCCCCGGAGCTGATCGAGATTCGCGGCGAAATTTATATGATGGCCGAGGAGTTCCTGCGCATCAACCAGGAGCGCGAGGAAAGCGGACTCCCCATGTTTGCGAATCCGCGCAACTTGACCGCAGGCACGATTAAGCAACTGGGCGGCGTCAGTGGACGTCGTTTGTCCATCGTGCTATACGGTGTTGGCTACTGTGAGCCCAACCACTTTGCCATGCAAAGCGATTTGCATGAGGCGATCCGTGGCTGGCGTTTGCCCACGGTTGAAAAGTATTGGCGGGTGAACCGAATCGACGATGTCTGGGCAGCAGTTGAAGAACTCGATAAATTGCGCCACGAGTTTGCTTATGCAACTGACGGTGCCGTGGTGAAGCTCAATAGCTTTGCGATGCAAAGTGAAGCGGGTATGACCAGTAAGGCTCCGCGTTGGGCGATTGCCTATAAGTTCGAAGCCGAGCAGGCGGAGACATTGCTGGAAAAGATCGATGTGCAGATCGGCCGGACCGGCGCGGTTACCCCGGTCGCGCACTTGGCACCCGTTCAACTGGCGGGCACGACCGTCTCCCGCGCGACGCTCCACAATGAGGATGAAATTAAGCGGAAGGACATCCGCCCGGGTGATACCGTGGTCGTTCAAAAGGCCGGGGAGATTATTCCGCAGGTGCTGAGCGTGGTCATGGACAAACGCCCGGCGGACAGTATGCCCTTCGAGTTCGCGCGCTTCCTGGAAGAGCGTGGTATCAAGGCGGAGCGCGTGCCCGGGCAGGCTGCCTGGCGCTTGACTGGACAGGATGACCCGATCCAGCAGCGCCGCCGGTTGACGCACTATGCGTCGAAGCAGTGCCTGGATATTGAAAATCTCGGCGAGGCCGTGGTGGACCAATTGGTCACGGCGGAATTAGTCGCGGACCCCGCCGACTTATACGCGCTGCGTAAAGACCAACTGCTGGAGCTGGAGCGCTTTGGTGAGAAGTCGGCGGAGAATTTAATTAACGCCATTGAGCAAAGCAAGCAGGCCGAGCTTTGGCGCTTATTGCACGCGCTCGGTATTTCGCATGTGGGCAAGCAGAGCGCGAAGGATATCACCCAACATTTTGGAACGCTAGACGCCATCATGGAAGCCGATCCGGAAACGCTGGAGGCGGTCGACGGCGTGGGCGGGATCATGGCAAAGGCCATTGTGGACTTCTTTGCCGATGAGAAAAACCGTGCGTTGATTTTGCGTTTGCGCGAGGCCGGTTTGAACTTCGCCCTGGCAGACTCCGAGAAGCCCGCCGAGGCTGTGGAAGGTGGTGTGCTCAATGGCAAGACGGTGGTGCTCACTGGGACGCTCCCTACGCTGACGCGAGATCAGGCAACCGCGCTCATCGAGAAAGCCGGCGGTAAGACCAGCAGCTCGGTCAGCAAGAAAACAGACTACGTGCTCGCGGGTGACGCCGCCGGGAGTAAGCTGGCCAAGGCGGAAAAGCTTGGCGTGGCGGTGCTCGATGAAGCCGCGTTCCGCGAGCTCGTTGGCGAGTAG